One window from the genome of Prinia subflava isolate CZ2003 ecotype Zambia chromosome 2, Cam_Psub_1.2, whole genome shotgun sequence encodes:
- the LOC134564153 gene encoding interferon-induced very large GTPase 1-like, translated as MASQQDTKEGKEKTQLLVEELKKEGLDTGYWLPKMMQILGIKSREALQHLEYEDYLKLECEVRHPWEKKALQKLLKITNDKSSTKEVQKEHLEKTKQRQEVAKQALNDLTEMLNSHSHSQDAVREKAETLWQAMEIPKEFWPPPKKPLADMLESIQKQLEQQELSAVRKENIPDTEVLRRASGGLALQGIYRSSRPEDVLAKREQLLRVPEGFQLTGPEQGSLLERKEFSSSAAESTFTKSMEQLGFSVSVSVKASFWGINVGAGVDYSKSSQSQDTHKSHAEQSYFCTTKYQYIPLASCYFQRHQLRLSDAALKELQDMEQLLSFTQEDKGLLLNRCERFFSRFGSHINQGPLHFGGIFWWKASTEGFRAEHREEVKRQTSEALNVFVGASWGGFGVSVGGSLNVSKSSSKASVLGRARESSHTAIQLYVVNTGGPPDTDSLPQWKTGLMSDNRTWCLIDRGFELIPVWDVIVYNHSGDFKSVGQMSRALRAAYKELTNQSPGNIFGKEIEIAAQEARDFMETVKTWEVTVDERKLLMLMELKDDLNAKTGNPSVWINMCLSHKALQDFLVNTMRSCQESPPKNTSCIKVMLRSLLDPHIYSVKDFPEASFIMQWIFQTEQSLPRSPKVSEVGDLIKTLQQMKEHIHAVTYAPGSSASAVHEAKIEATMTSSLAIYSLLQSLQEQAQKEMELLVLLIVTSTGYQVESSTFQHLLGHPEIQYMAKEMEEAHEEYVNLKEQDANRAEAFILLTGLTVIPESQELSPEQKRERLVFMEDHMKGLWSTGIKNLLQKHRGDEDWESLERDLNSLICGCLDDKWDEERMQNILRDLEDTFATPEPPSQYQSKSDSSQSKGNEATINKEFFQLLKRLGLESRYPRKMGMGDFHTINKTSLQDSQPSQDTELPVYFLKKLLTLDYGVRYLTCSNDRNPGLAPVPQTREQENEQSDFFENFLDNLMEAATEPGGTDGHVHPMDLQMAIFHCADDFLRQTLATKLAFCQLALPLLVPNPCTSRIEFPLYTLSQIKRSWKEVEKSGKQAGTKSYTKLIFQAQTPIVSFFRIGSSASSSKSQLLNALLSRRKHDTFFHRHCRGSTRERLLMEGVVEIAWYCPRGSPEDTFECCVAFCNLHGDARDHGAQLQFLQEISAVNVALVSDLKDMDSRGKELLQGLLQSQRPLICLLTEKENVAAGRSNKTVAIGMKNRNEAELMEQLTKTIGNLLGGSNPRFSLDTCVDKARQHGFIVDADQAACVTAKAKAKELVDLLKKEKLSEIKSQLLPLQGKLWNQWCKKDKELTRLQEKRNKSIEHHRSQIENEKKAIRIEQLEKAFPLNPLMKSFLVFLQTQRADTKKYFLQWMKVFMSDLSRGRVEELRRDYHELWSEILARKKSQEKNSVNAELLRRLDALSDEINDSSISLENLLREVGQIYEALQLMKTTTESFVKLPETAAKLMVLGYPVELMDGDASYLPLRWVEAIFDSLIERLGDKRVFVLSVLGLQSSGKSTLLNAMFGLQFNVSAGRCTRGAFMQLIPVGEELQQDLGFDFVLVIDTEGLRAIEVANKQSLNHDNELATFVIGVGNLTVINIFGENPSEMQDILQISVQAFLRMKKVNLSPSCLFVHQNVGEITAKEKNMEGRRRFQEKLDEMTMVAAQQEFCDISSFSDVIGFDVNTHIHYFAHLWEGNPPMAPPNPTYSQNVQQLKSKIFQAAKEQSQRSILRLSSLKVRIGDLWNALLNENFVFSFKNSLEIAAYRKLESAFSQWTWRLRSHILDVQMRLDNKIRNGDLQNIPREHLEGLVQETSDAIEKEVEKYFKEDKDHETLVQWKLSTELKLKELKETLLLETKKKCETLIELQKEQRKLDAKKLEYEDELLRRSRELAVTLKGKSLSEGELKDNFTLVWNEWIAEVSRAAPPPERVDIDRDIEDVLLEHFKVPGFHARIRSFPKERGFSFDKEKHITKKKYFGLISDPRSISNADVINLQHITENIIESVRANIDKKEQEKRDYSRSFIHEILNEVRKGAKSVPSNAKCTFNREYSIDLSLYLCKMAAERFKAMHEAFQKANDPVVYLSSKREDFFQCFQISCQGATSITTFAVFLCDKIEPALHLAVYERTAKDIAEDMQGKFPDFQGNRANLEVYILRHLAEQENFEDFKQYLKFPKEFFQSYIETRVKSYCLDESKRLQKFLDSSLNLLYRNILSAVSLSTQIVKDRQDREDKVSLWLDEFCRKLTEVISLPRSDLKGLEHQEVTDIEFLSSVMAKALNDLRDRLKKEFPNADLSSFSRQPHTILAEHFSGCWAKCPFCGSVCTNTMQEHDGDHQVIFHRPQGVTGWKWRGTDHLIIDICSSLVASDCIFSFDDSKWFPYKTYRNAGPPLSTWKILPDSSMQAYWKWFVSHFRTQLEALYNKKFQGRGEIPEAWQRITKQEALSELDKH; from the coding sequence ATGGCTTCGCAGCAGGACAcaaaagaggggaaagaaaagacacAACTCCTGGTAGAGGAATTAAAGAAGGAAGGACTGGATACTGGATACTGGCTGCCCAAGATGATGCAGATCCTGGGAATCAAGAGCAGAGAAGCCCTGCAACATCTGGAATATGAAGACTATCTCAAGCTGGAGTGTGAGGTACGGCACCCCTGGGAGAAAAAGGCACTCCAGAAACTCCTGAAAATAACAAATGACAAATCAAGCACCAAAGAGGTGCAGAAGGAACATTTGGAGAAGACAAAGCAAAGACAAGAAGTGGCCAAACAAGCCCTGAATGATCTGACAGAAATGCTcaacagccacagccacagccaggatGCTGTGAGGGAGAAAGCAGAGACTCTGTGGCAAGCCATGGAGATTCCCAAAGAGTTCTGGCCACCACCAAAGAAACCCTTGGCAGATATGCTGGAGAGCATCcagaagcagctggagcagcaggagttgTCAGCAGTCAGGAAGGAGAACATCCCTGACACGGAGGTGCTGAGGCGGGCATCGGGGGGACTGGCCCTGCAGGGAATCTACAGAAGCAGCAGACCTGAAGATGTGCTGGCAAAGcgagagcagctcctcagggttCCTGAAGGATTCCAGCTCACCGGTCCAGAGCAAGGATCGCTGCTTGAGAGGAAGGAgttctcctcctctgcagcagaatcCACTTTCACCAAGTCCATGGAGCAGCTGGGCTTCAGTGTGAGTGTTTCTGTCAAAGCCTCATTCTGGGGGATTAATGTGGGAGCAGGTGTAGACTACAGCAAGTCCTCACAATCACAGGACACCCACAAGTCCCACGCTGAGCAGAGCTACTTTTGCACCACCAAGTACCAGTACATCCCTCTGGCATCCTGCTACTTCCAAAGGCATCAGCTTCGCCTCTCGGATGCGGCTCTGAAGGAGCTGCAAGACATGGAGCAGCTTTTGAGCTTCACTCAGGAAGACAAGGGGCTCCTGCTGAATAGGTGTGAGAGGTTCTTCAGCAGGTTTGGGTCCCACATAAACCAGGGTCCGCTCCACTTTGGGGGGATATTCTGGTGGAAGGCATCAACAGAAGGATTCCGAGCCGAGCACAGGGAAGAGGTGAAGCGACAAACGTCTGAAGCACTGAACGTTTTTGTCGGGGCCAgctggggtggctttggggtCAGTGTTGGGGGATCCCTGAATGTTTCTAAATCCAGCTCAAAGGCTTCTGTCCTGGGGAGAGCCAGAGAGAGTTCCCATACAGCAATTCAGCTCTATGTGGTCAACACAGGGGGCCCCCCAGACACAGATTCTCTTCCTCAGTGGAAAACAGGGCTCATGTCCGATAACAGAACGTGGTGCCTTATCGACCGTGGCTTTGAGCTGATCCCAGTGTGGGACGTCATCGTGTACAATCACAGCGGGGATTTTAAGTCTGTCGGTCAGATGagcagagccctcagggctgcgTACAAAGAGCTGACCAATCAGAGTCCAGGCAACATTTTTGGGAAGGAAATAGAAATTGCAGCACAAGAGGCCAGAGATTTCATGGAGACTGTGAAGACCTGGGAGGTGACGGTGGATGAAAGGAAGCTGCTCATGCTGATGGAGCTAAAAGATGATCTGAATGCAAAAACCGGGAACCCCAGTGTGTGGATCAACATGTGCCTGTCACACAAAGCTCTGCAGGACTTCCTGGTGAACACCATGCGGAGCTGCCAGGAGTCACCTCCGAAAAACACCAGCTGTATCAAGGTCATGTTGAGAAGCCTCCTGGATCCTCATATCTACTCTGTCAAGGACTTCCCTGAGGCTTCCTTCATTATGCAATGGATCTTCCAGACTGAGCAATCTCTTCCCAGATCTCCCAAAGTCTCAGAGGTTGGAGACCTCATCAAAACCCTGCAGCAAATGAAGGAGCACATCCATGCTGTCACCTACGCACCAGGAAGCTCTGCTTCTGCCGTTCATGAAGCAAAGATAGAAGCCACCATGACCAGCAGCCTCGCCATTTATTCCTTACTCCAATCCCTCCAGGAACAGGCTCAGAAGGAGATGGAACTGTTGGTGCTCTTGATTGTGACCAGCACAGGGTACCAGGTGGAAAGCAGCACTTTCCAGCACCTCCTTGGACACCCAGAAATTCAGTACATGGCCAAGGAAATGGAAGAGGCACATGAGGAGTACGTGAACCTGAAGGAGCAAGATGCCAACAGAGCTGAGGCCTTCATTTTGCTGACAGGTCTGACTGTGATACCAGAAAGTCAAGAGCTGTCCCCTGAGCAGAAGAGGGAGCGTTTAGTTTTCATGGAAGATCACATGAAAGGCTTGTGGTCCACAGGCATAAAGAATCTCCTTCAAAAGCACAGAGGAGATGAAGACTGGGAGAGCCTGGAACGGGACTTGAATTCTTTGATCTGTGGGTGCTTGGATGACAAATGGGATGAAGAGAGGATGCAGAACATACTGAGAGACCTGGAAGACACTTTTGCAACACCTGAGCCCCCCAGTCAGTACCAATCCAAGTCAGACAGCAGCCAATCCAAAGGAAATGAAGCTACTATAAACAAGGAGTTCTTCCAGTTGCTCAAGCGCCTTGGGCTCGAAAGTCGCTATCCAAGAAAAATGGGGATGGGAGATTTCCACACCATCAACAAGACATCTCTGCAGgacagccagcccagccaggacacAGAACTGCCAGTTTACTTTTTGAAAAAGCTTTTAACCCTGGATTATGGGGTGAGGTACCTGACTTGCAGCAATGACCGCAACCCAGGCCTTGCACCTGTGCCACAAACTAGAGAACAAGAGAATGAACAGTCAGACTTCTTTGAAAACTTTCTTGATAATCTGATGGAAGCAGCCACTGAACCTGGAGGCACGGATGGCCATGTGCACCCCATGGACCTGCAGATGGCCATTTTCCATTGCGCTGATGACTTCCTGAGACAGACCCTTGCAACCAAGCTGGCGTTCTGCCAActggccctgcctctgctggtGCCCAACCCGTGCACTTCACGCATTGAGTTCCCGCTCTACACCCTCAGCCAAATCAAAAGGAGCTGGAAAGAAGTGGAGAAGTCAGGAAAGCAGGCTGGAACAAAGAGTTACACCAAACTCATCTTTCAGGCACAGACACCCATCGTGTCCTTCTTCCGCATTGGCAGCTCGGCCTCCTCTTCCAAGTCTCAGCTCCTGAATGCTCTGCTGAGCAGACGCAAACACGACACTTTCTTCCACCgccactgcagaggcagcaccagGGAGCGTTTGCTGATGGAAGGGGTGGTGGAGATCGCCTGGTACTGCCCGCGTGGAAGTCCTGAGGACACCTTTGAGTGCTGCGTGGCTTTCTGTAACCTGCATGGAGACGCCAGGGATCACGGAGcacagctgcagttcctgcaggagATATCTGCTGTCAATGTGGCTCTCGTGTCCGATTTAAAGGACATGGACAGCAGGGGCAAAGAACTTCTGCAGGGCCTGTTGCAGTCACAAAGGCCTTTGATTTGTCTTCTCACAGAAAAAGAGAACGTTGCGGCTGGACGATCCAACAAAACTGTAGCAATAGGGatgaagaacagaaatgaagcagaactgatggaacagctgaCCAAGACAATTGGGAATCTCCTAGGAGGGTCTAATCCACGTTTCAGCCTGGACACCTGCGTGGACAAAGCTCGCCAGCACGGATTCATAGTGGATGCAGATCAGGCAGCGTGTGTGACAGCCAAAGCAAAGGCAAAGGAGCTGGTGGACCTTCTGAAGAAAGAGAAGCTGTCTGAGATcaaatcccagctgctgccacttCAAGGAAAACTGTGGAACCAGTGGTGCAAAAAGGACAAAGAACTCACTCGcttgcaggagaagaggaacaagagcatTGAGCACCATCGCAGCCAAATTGAAAACGAGAAGAAAGCAATAAGAATAGAGCAACTGGAGAAAGCTTTCCCTCTCAATCCACTGATGAAATCATTCCTTGTCTTTCTCCAGACCCAGCGAGCAGATACTAAGAAATACTTCCTGCAGTGGATGAAGGTCTTTATGAGTGACCTGTCCCGCGGTCGAGTTGAAGAACTCAGGAGAGACTATCATGAGTTATGGTCTGAAATCCTggcaagaaagaaaagccaggaaaaaaacagtgtgAATGCTGAGTTGCTGAGACGCTTGGATGCCCTCTCTGATGAAATCAATGATTCATCCATCAGCCTGGAGAACCTTCTGAGAGAGGTAGGGCAAATTTATGAAGCTCTGCAATTAATGAAGACAACGACTGAGAGTTTTGTCAAACTGCCAGAGACTGCAGCAAAGCTGATGGTTTTGGGTTATCCCGTGGAGCTGATGGATGGGGATGCTTCTTACCTGCCCTTGCGCTGGGTGGAAGCAATCTTTGACAGCTTAATTGAGAGGCTGGGGGACAAACGAGTGtttgtgctctctgtgctcGGCCTCCAGAGCAGCGGCAAGTCCACCCTGCTGAATGCCATGTTTGGTCTGCAGTTCAACGTCAGCGCGGGGAGATGCACCCGCGGAGCCTTTATGCAGCTCATCCCAGTGGGcgaggagctgcagcaagacCTGGGCTTTGATTTTGTGCTTGTGATTGACACAGAGGGACTTCGTGCTATTGAGGTGGCCAATAAACAGTCCCTGAACCATGACAACGAGCTGGCCACCTTTGTCATTGGTGTTGGCAACTTGACTGTGATCAATATCTTTGGAGAAAATCCATCAGAAATGCAAGACATTCTCCAGATCTCTGTGCAGGCTTTCCTGAGGATGAAGAAAGTCAATCTTTCCCCAAGCTGCCTCTTTGTCCACCAAAATGTGGGAGAAATTACTGCCAAGGAGAAGAATATGGAAGGACGAAGGCGTTTTCAGGAAAAGCTGGATGAAATGACCATGGTAGCTGCTCAGCAGGAATTCTGTGACATCTCCTCCTTCAGCGATGTCATTGGCTTTGATGTGAACACCCACATTCACTACTTTGCTCACCTGTGGGAAGGAAACCCCCCAATGGCACCACCCAACCCCACCTACAGCCAGAATGTCCAGCAACTCAAGAGCAAAATCTTCCAGGCGGCCAAGGAGCAGTCACAGCGCAGCATTTTGAGGCTGTCGAGCCTGAAAGTTCGTATTGGTGACCTCTGGAATGCTTTGCTGAatgaaaactttgttttcagCTTCAAGAATTCCCTGGAGATTGCTGCCTACAGGAAACTGGAAAGTGCCTTTAGTCAGTGGACCTGGAGGCTGAGGAGTCACATCTTAGATGTACAGATGAGACTGGACAACAAAATTCGGAATGGGGACTTGCAGAACATCCCCAGAGAACATCTTGAAGGGCTGGTGCAAGAGACAAGTGATGCCATTGAGAAAGAAGTGGAAAAGTATTTCAAGGAAGACAAAGACCATGAGACACTGGTGCAGTGGAAATTAAGCACAGAGCTGAAGCTGAAAGAACTAAAAGAGACTCTTCttcttgaaacaaaaaagaaatgtgagacTCTTATTGAGCTacagaaggagcagaggaaacTGGATGCAAAGAAGTTGGAATATGAAGATGAGCTCCTGAGAAGGAGTAGGGAGCTGGCTGTGACTTTGAAAGGGAAGAGCCTCAGTGAAGGAGAACTAAAGGACAACTTTACTCTTGTCTGGAACGAGTGGATTGCCGAAGTCTCCcgtgctgctcctcctccagaaCGGGTGGATATTGATAGAGATATTGAAGACGTCCTTCTCGAGCACTTTAAGGTGCCAGGTTTCCATGCACGGATCAGGTCATTTCCCAAAGAGAGAGGATTTTCTTTTGACAAAGAGAAACACATcacaaagaaaaagtattttggcTTAATCTCAGATCCCAGGAGCATTTCCAATGCTGATGTCATTAACTTGCAGCACATCACAGAAAACATCATAGAGAGTGTGAGGGCCAACATTGATaagaaggagcaggagaagcGGGATTACAGTCGAAGTTTTATTCATGAAATACTCAATGAAGTAAGAAAAGGTGCAAagtctgtgcccagcaatgcaaaatgtacttttaaCAGAGAGTACAGCATAGATTTGTCTCTGTATCTGTGCAAAATGGCAGCAGAAAGGTTTAAAGCCATGCACGAAGCATTCCAAAAGGCAAATGACCCAGTTGTGTACCTGAGCAGCAAGAGAGAAGATTTCTTCCAATGTTTCCAGATTTCCTGCCAAGGAGCCACTTCCATCACAacttttgctgttttcctttgtgaCAAGATTGAACCAGCTCTTCATCTGGCGGTCTATGAGAGGACAGCTAAAGACATTGCTGAGGACATGCAGGGCAAATTCCCAGATTTCCAGGGCAACAGAGCCAATCTGGAAGTTTACATACTGAGACACCTGGCAGAACAAGAAAATTTTGAGGATTTCAAGCAGTACCTTAAGTTTCCAAAAGAGTTTTTTCAGAGTTACATTGAGACCCGAGTGAAGAGTTACTGTTTAGATGAGAGCAAGAGGCTGCAGAAATTTTTAGATTCTTCCCTTAATCTTCTCTATCGAAACATCCTGTCAGCAGTTTCTTTATCAACCCAAATTGTCAAAGACAGACAAGACAGAGAGGACAAAGTCTCTCTTTGGCTGGATGAGTTTTGCAGGAAACTGACAGAGGTGATCAGCTTGCCCAGAAGTGACCTGAAGGGCCTTGAGCACCAGGAGGTCACAGACATTGAGTTCCTGAGCAGTGTCATGGCAAAAGCTCTGAATGACCTGAGGGACAGGCTCAAGAAAGAATTTCCTAACGCTGACCTGAGCTCGTTTTCAAGGCAGCCTCACACCATCCTGGCAGAGCATTTTTCAGGGTGCTGGGCAAAGTGTCCATTTTGTGGTTCAGTCTGCACAAACACCATGCAGGAACATGATGGAGACCATCAGGTGATTTTCCATCGCCCACAAGGTGTGACGGGATGGAAGTGGCGTGGGACAGACCACCTGATCATTGATATTTGTTCCAGCCTTGTTGCAAGTgactgcattttctcttttgatgATAGCAAATGGTTCCCCTACAAGACGTACCGTAATGCTGGACCTCCTCTTTCCACTtggaaaattcttcctgattCCTCCATGCAGGCGTACTGGAAATGGTTTGTGTCTCATTTCAGGACACAGCTGGAAGCTTTGTACAACAAGAAATttcagggaagaggagaaatcCCTGAGGCGTGGCAGAGAATCACCAAGCAGGAAGCACTGTCCGAGCTGGACAAGCATTAG